Below is a window of Pseudomonadota bacterium DNA.
CGCACGCGATGCACCCAACGGCGAGCCACGGCATCATCGGTACCCAATCCGCTGTCACTGGCGCGCGGGTTCCGAGCCCGATCCAGATAAGGGCGGGGGTGTTAAACGCTTCAAGCGCAACCGCCTCGTGAACGATCAGAACGACCGCACCGACGCTCAAAGTAAAAAAGGGATGAGCCCCAACAAGCAGAGCCAGCAGAATACTGGCGACGAAGATATGATGCAGAACACCGAAATAGATCGGTGCTTGGGGCAGCGCAAACAGCGTGACGATTGTGATCAAGGCAGCAGCGCTCGCCAGAAACACCATGCGCCGAAGAAAGCGATGATTGGTGATCAGTGGTCCGTCACAGGCACGATCGGCGAGGGCAATCGACAGGCCGCTGATGGCGAGAAACGAGCCGGCGATGAACGGAGCGATCACGCCAAGGAGCGCATCTCGCTGGGGAGACCAGGCCCAAACACCCAGAAAGAGGGCATCCCAGAAAGCGTGATAGATGATCATGGCAACCAGCGCAGCGCCACGTGCGCGATCGATCCAAACAAGCCGCTCGCGCGTCAACTTGGGCGGGCGTTTAAAAGCTCGTAGATCGAGCGCCATGCCATCACCTTTCGGTCAAGTTGCCGGCTTTTGTGCACTGCCGTAGGAAAGGACGATTCATCTAGCTGGGGTGGGCTTACTTGTTCAACGCTCTTTTGATTGCCAACCGCGGCGAAATCGCCTGCCGCGTCATCAAGACCGCACGTGCGATGGGAATTCGAACCGTTGCGGTCCATTCTGAAGCAGATAGCTATGCACTGCATGTGCGCATGGCTGATGAAGCGGTGTTGATTGGCCCGCCGCCCGCTGCACAGTCCTACTTGCTTGAAGATGTCATCATCGAGGCTTGCCGCAAGACCGGTGCCGATGCCGTACATCCCGGCTATGGCTTCCTGTCCGAGCGGCCAAGTTTTGCGGGTAAACTGAAGGAGGCAGGTATCGCTTTTGTTGGCCCTAATGTTGGGGCGATTGAGGCAATGGGCGATAAAATAACCTCCAAGAAGGTCGCATCCGATGCCGGCGTTTCGACTGTGCCCGGTTATCTAGGCATTCTTGAGAGCCCCGATGAGGCTGTGCGCATTGCCGGTGAAATCGGCTATCCGGTCATGATCAAGGCATCGGCCGGCGGTGGCGGCAAGGGCATGCGCATCGCCTATTCGGACGATGAGGTACGCGAAGGGTTTGAGCGTTCGAAGTCTGAGGCGGCGTCGTCATTTGGAGACGATCGGCTCTTTGTTGAGAAGTTTATCGAGAACCCACGTCACATCGAGATCCAGGTTCTCGGCGACAAACACGGCAACTGCGTTTATCTCGCTGAACGTGAGTGCTCCATCCAGCGGCGAAACCAGA
It encodes the following:
- a CDS encoding heparan-alpha-glucosaminide N-acetyltransferase, which produces MALDLRAFKRPPKLTRERLVWIDRARGAALVAMIIYHAFWDALFLGVWAWSPQRDALLGVIAPFIAGSFLAISGLSIALADRACDGPLITNHRFLRRMVFLASAAALITIVTLFALPQAPIYFGVLHHIFVASILLALLVGAHPFFTLSVGAVVLIVHEAVALEAFNTPALIWIGLGTRAPVTADWVPMMPWLAVGCIACALGRAWLLPWLASRPTATADISSWPTYDVLSWMGRHSLAIYLIHQPILIGLLTLVGQLHPAPLA